From Candidatus Methylomirabilota bacterium, one genomic window encodes:
- a CDS encoding acyl-CoA dehydrogenase family protein, producing the protein MSALPLDAARKLAPQIRSAADEIDAARELPRPLFEALADAGLFHLAVPRAIGGGECEFPTYVEVIEEIGKADASTGWAVNQGAIFGTYAARMPREVARAIWIDAPRSVVANTPAATAKAVVVPGGYRVTGRQGFSTGCRHAAWVAAHAQVVENGQVRLEHGQPEARYFFVPVAEAELLDTWHVRGMRGTGTHHFAVTDVFVPAERTVLSATAKLLEEGPLYKIPRTLAFASGDAAVALGMARACLDTFVELAGAKTPRAMQALLRDQSMVQVSVGQAEAALRSGRAFLMETVRDIWGEATAGAVSLERRAILRLATTHGIRLAAQVIDTVYNAAGATAAYEGHLIQRHFQDIHVITQHLQGRIAHYELVGRHWLGLPIDQDRL; encoded by the coding sequence GCGAGCTGCCGCGCCCGCTCTTCGAGGCCCTGGCGGACGCCGGCCTGTTCCACCTGGCGGTGCCGCGCGCCATCGGCGGCGGCGAGTGCGAGTTCCCGACGTACGTTGAGGTGATCGAGGAGATCGGCAAGGCCGACGCCAGCACCGGGTGGGCGGTCAACCAGGGCGCGATCTTCGGCACCTACGCGGCCCGGATGCCGCGGGAGGTCGCCCGCGCGATCTGGATCGATGCGCCACGAAGCGTTGTCGCCAATACTCCGGCCGCGACCGCGAAGGCCGTCGTGGTGCCGGGCGGCTATCGCGTTACCGGCCGTCAGGGCTTCAGCACCGGATGCCGGCACGCCGCGTGGGTGGCGGCGCACGCCCAGGTCGTCGAGAACGGCCAGGTCAGGCTCGAGCACGGCCAGCCCGAGGCGCGCTACTTCTTCGTGCCGGTCGCCGAAGCCGAGCTGCTCGACACCTGGCACGTGCGGGGCATGCGCGGCACGGGCACGCACCACTTCGCCGTCACGGACGTCTTCGTGCCCGCGGAGCGCACCGTGCTGTCCGCCACAGCAAAGCTGCTGGAAGAGGGACCGCTCTACAAGATCCCGCGCACTCTCGCGTTCGCCTCAGGTGATGCCGCGGTCGCGCTCGGAATGGCCCGCGCGTGCCTGGACACCTTCGTCGAGCTGGCCGGTGCCAAGACGCCGCGGGCCATGCAGGCCCTTCTCCGGGATCAGTCCATGGTCCAGGTGAGCGTCGGCCAGGCCGAAGCCGCCCTACGCTCCGGCCGCGCCTTCCTCATGGAGACGGTCCGCGACATCTGGGGCGAGGCGACGGCCGGCGCGGTCAGCCTGGAGCGGCGCGCGATCCTGCGCCTCGCGACCACCCACGGCATCCGGCTGGCGGCGCAGGTCATCGACACCGTCTACAACGCCGCCGGCGCGACGGCCGCCTACGAGGGGCACCTCATCCAGCGCCACTTCCAGGACATCCACGTGATCACCCAGCACCTGCAGGGGCGCATCGCGCATTACGAGTTGGTGGGCCGCCACTGGCTGGGGCTTCCGATCGACCAGGACAGGCTCTAG
- a CDS encoding LLM class flavin-dependent oxidoreductase: protein MTIHFGTFLLMQSPSARPSQEMYARAIDIAQAAEALGFNNVWLAEHHFSTYGYLSRPAQFATYIAAKTTRLRVGTAVIVVPLHHPLVVAEEIATLDLLAGGRVDIGLGRGYQHYEFERLGLELDSARGRWEESVDVILLAFRGEPFSYDGKYFKIPETSVFPQPLQKPHPPIWVTAQSPESVEAAVRRGFNVLTGGFGVPIERMAEFRRLFDRVVAEVRPSHPLEVGVQRAVYVTHTDADARAAAEEARWNMRVTLSLRNHYERVERGRAIPVPAAKEPDIDDLLDRFLVIGTPDTCIRQIKRIRELVGISHFNCSFWFGDLEQARVLRSMELFAREVMPAFG, encoded by the coding sequence ATGACCATTCACTTCGGGACCTTCCTGCTCATGCAATCGCCTTCCGCGCGCCCCTCGCAGGAGATGTACGCGCGGGCGATCGACATCGCCCAGGCGGCCGAGGCGCTCGGCTTCAACAACGTGTGGCTCGCGGAGCATCACTTCTCGACCTACGGCTATCTCTCGCGGCCGGCCCAGTTCGCGACGTACATCGCGGCGAAGACCACGCGGCTCCGGGTGGGCACGGCCGTCATCGTGGTTCCCCTCCACCACCCGCTCGTGGTCGCCGAGGAGATCGCGACCCTCGACCTCCTGGCCGGCGGCCGCGTCGACATCGGGCTCGGGCGCGGCTACCAGCACTACGAATTCGAGCGGCTCGGGCTCGAGTTGGACAGCGCCCGCGGGCGCTGGGAAGAGTCGGTCGACGTCATTCTCCTGGCGTTCCGCGGCGAGCCGTTCAGCTACGACGGAAAGTACTTCAAGATCCCCGAGACGTCGGTGTTCCCGCAGCCGCTCCAGAAGCCGCACCCGCCCATCTGGGTCACGGCGCAAAGCCCGGAATCGGTGGAGGCCGCCGTACGCCGCGGGTTCAACGTGCTCACGGGCGGCTTCGGCGTCCCGATCGAGCGGATGGCGGAGTTCCGCCGGCTCTTCGACCGCGTCGTGGCCGAGGTCCGGCCTTCGCACCCGCTGGAGGTCGGCGTGCAGCGCGCCGTCTACGTGACGCACACCGACGCTGACGCGCGGGCCGCCGCCGAGGAGGCCCGCTGGAACATGAGGGTGACGCTCAGCCTGCGCAACCACTACGAGCGCGTGGAGCGCGGACGCGCCATCCCGGTGCCCGCGGCAAAGGAGCCCGACATCGACGACCTGCTGGACCGCTTCCTGGTCATCGGCACGCCGGACACGTGCATCCGTCAGATCAAGCGCATCCGGGAGCTGGTGGGCATCTCGCACTTCAACTGCAGCTTCTGGTTCGGCGATCTCGAGCAGGCGCGCGTGCTGCGCTCGATGGAGCTATTCGCGCGCGAGGTGATGCCGGCGTTCGGCTAG
- a CDS encoding SMP-30/gluconolactonase/LRE family protein, translated as MADALSAILETREAERLATGFVFTEGPLWHPDGFYYFVDVRSSVLYRLTPGRAHEVVRDKTGGGNGTTFDLQGRLVLCEGENRRVTRTSADGRIEVLMDRFEGKRLNRPNDLICKSDGSIYFTDPGLRVPLAERELTYAGVYRIAPDGGQSLVADFEYPNGLAFSPDERLLYVANTRWAQYIHVLELDAGGAMVRRRIFADMSSDETDGVPDGMKVDVEGRVYCTGPGGTWVFAPDGTRLGIIRTPEVPANLAFGGPDLKTLFFTARTSVYTLRVKVPGQPQPYYRVRSR; from the coding sequence ATGGCTGATGCGCTCTCTGCGATCCTCGAGACCCGGGAGGCGGAACGTCTCGCCACGGGGTTCGTCTTCACGGAAGGCCCCCTGTGGCATCCCGACGGCTTCTACTATTTCGTCGACGTTCGATCGAGCGTGCTGTACCGGCTGACGCCCGGCCGCGCTCACGAGGTCGTGCGGGACAAGACGGGCGGCGGCAACGGCACGACGTTCGACCTCCAGGGGCGGCTGGTCCTCTGCGAGGGGGAGAACCGGCGGGTCACGCGCACGTCCGCCGACGGCCGCATCGAAGTCCTCATGGACCGGTTCGAGGGCAAACGGCTGAACCGTCCCAATGATCTAATATGCAAGTCCGACGGGAGCATCTACTTCACCGATCCCGGCCTGCGCGTGCCCCTGGCGGAACGCGAGCTGACTTACGCCGGCGTCTACCGGATCGCGCCCGACGGAGGGCAGAGTCTCGTGGCGGACTTCGAGTACCCGAACGGCCTGGCATTCTCACCCGACGAGCGCCTGCTCTACGTGGCGAACACGCGCTGGGCGCAGTACATCCACGTGCTCGAGCTGGACGCCGGCGGCGCGATGGTGCGGCGGCGCATCTTCGCCGACATGTCGTCCGACGAGACGGACGGCGTGCCCGACGGCATGAAGGTCGACGTGGAAGGCCGCGTCTACTGCACGGGGCCGGGAGGCACGTGGGTCTTCGCGCCCGATGGAACGCGGCTCGGGATCATCCGGACGCCGGAGGTGCCCGCCAACCTCGCCTTCGGGGGCCCCGATCTCAAGACGCTGTTCTTCACCGCGCGCACCTCCGTGTACACGCTGCGCGTCAAGGTGCCGGGGCAGCCACAGCCGTACTACCGTGTCCGGTCGAGGTGA